In Raphanus sativus cultivar WK10039 chromosome 5, ASM80110v3, whole genome shotgun sequence, the following proteins share a genomic window:
- the LOC108859705 gene encoding F-box protein DOR: MKLRQRKDRNPHSSSLPPLPIELVIDIFSRLSLKSIAFCRCVSKPWASVLGRSDFRDLRLTRSQATPRLLFAFWEGNKLFFLSSPQPQSPDDDMSVVAADHHVSFSFDHPVKAIFASVNGFVCVRIKGHRFVKGKRYKVDESVMCNPSTGQSFTIPRMKTRTRVVGIVRFLGYDPVEKLHKVLGMVRGHRSRTMDHQVLTLGGGTEKATTWRMTECIPCVSSKLRENICINGVLYYIEADPDWSGDHMIICFDVRSEKYSFVKPPKRELHHKLLDCNGKLALVPMGKSYSFNSETVKMWVLEDPERHEWSKRVYIFTPMWKNVVDRLRSFEIVGVTGPNEFLMSSTYSSEPFQVYYCNFDKETVTRVVIQGVGALRDGRGYSIHTCLNHVEDVKLMEL; encoded by the coding sequence ATGAAGTTACGTCAGCGAAAGGATCGTAATCCACACTCATCATCACTGCCGCCGCTCCCAATCGAACTCGTGATCGACATCTTCTCCAGGTTATCCCTCAAGTCTATCGCCTTCTGTCGTTGCGTATCCAAGCCCTGGGCCTCGGTGCTTGGCCGTTCTGATTTCAGGGATCTGCGCTTGACAAGGTCTCAGGCTACACCGCGTCTACTGTTCGCCTTTTGGGAAGGTAATAagctcttcttcctctcctcaCCTCAGCCTCAGAGTCCTGATGATGACATGTCTGTTGTGGCCGCTGATCATCACGTGAGTTTCTCCTTTGATCATCCTGTCAAAGCGATATTCGCAAGTGTCAATGGCTTTGTCTGTGTCCGTATCAAGGGTCATCGGTTCGTAAAAGGGAAGAGATACAAGGTGGATGAGTCCGTGATGTGTAACCCTAGCACGGGACAGTCATTTACTATACCAAGAATGAAGACAAGGACCAGGGTCGTTGGGATAGTACGGTTTCTCGGGTATGATCCCGTTGAGAAACTTCACAAGGTGTTGGGAATGGTCCGTGGTCACCGCAGCAGAACTATGGATCATCAAGTCCTGACATTAGGAGGAGGAACTGAGAAAGCGACAACATGGAGAATGACTGAATGTATCCCATGTGTTTCTTCTAAGCTTAGAGAGAATATATGCATTAATGGGGTTCTCTATTATATTGAGGCTGATCCAGACTGGAGTGGTGATCATATGATAATTTGCTTCGATGTTAGATCTGAGAAGTACAGTTTTGTTAAGCCCCCAAAAAGGGAATTGCATCATAAGCTGCTAGACTGCAACGGTAAATTGGCTCTAGTACCAATGGGCAAAAGTTATTCTTTCAATAGTGAAACTGTTAAGATGTGGGTTCTAGAAGACCCCGAAAGACATGAATGGTCCAAACGTGTTTACATATTTACCCCTATGTGGAAAAATGTAGTTGACCGACTGAGGTCGTTCGAGATTGTTGGAGTGACCGGTCCGAATGAATTTCTTATGTCGTCCACATATTCATCTGAACCTTTCCAAGTCTACTACTGCAATTTCGACAAGGAGACTGTAACAAGAGTTGTGATCCAAGGAGTGGGAGCGTTAAGGGATGGGAGGGGCTATTCTATTCACACCTGTCTAAACCATGTGGAGGATGTGAAGCTTATGGAACTATAA
- the LOC108862705 gene encoding uncharacterized protein LOC108862705 → MHRVASSGSNGGSVRARKEKKLTYVLNDANDTQHCAGVNCLDVLKPSVSTDQTYLFTGSRDGTLKRWAFDEDDKPFCSATFESHVDWVNDAALAGDTTLVSCSSDTTVKTWDSLSDGVCTRTLRQHSDYVTCLAVAAQNSNVVASGGLGGEVFIWDIEAALSPVTKASDSTEDSSSNGANGSGNSQPVASLRNVGSSNNISVQSSPSHGYAPTVAKGHKESVYALAMNDTGTTLVSGGTEKVLRVWDPRTGSKSMKLRGHTDNVRVLLLDSTGRFCLSGSSDSMIRLWDLGQQRCLHTYAVHTDSVWALACTPSFNHVYSGGRDQSLYLTDLGTRESVLLCTKEHPIQQLALQDESIWVATTDSSVERWPAEVQSPQKVFQRGGSFLAGNLSFNRARVSLEGLNPPPAYKEPSMTIPGSHPIVQHEILNNKRQILTKDAADSVKLWNITKGVVVEDYGKVSFEEKKEELFEMVSIPSWFTVDTRLGCLSVHLETPQCFSAEMYSADLKVSGRPEDDKINLARETLKGLMGHWLAKKKHKPKPQASTSGDILSAKDTKKNLTASSKSEDISAANDPVYPPFEFPSVSPPSIITEGSQGGPWRKKITEFTGTEDDKDFPLWCLDAVLNNRLPPRENTKLSFFLHPCEGSNVQVVTLGKLSAPRILRVHKVTNYVVEKMVLDSPLDSLPLDGGPQPLFAGNGLLPSGSKPWQKLKPSIEILCNNQVLAPEMSLATVRVYIWKKPEDLILNYRVAIAR, encoded by the exons ATGCACCGGGTTGCAAGTTCCGGGAGTAATGGCGGTTCTGTCCGCGCTCGCAAAGAGAAGAAACTTACCTATGTCTTAAACGATGCCAACGACACTCAG CACTGTGCTGGCGTAAATTGTTTGGATGTGTTGAAGCCCTCTGTTTCCACTGATCAAACTTACCTTTTCACCGGAAGTCGTGATGGTACTCTCAAGAGGTGGGCATTTGATGAGGACGACAAGCCCTTTTGCTCTGCTACCTTCGAGTCTCATGTTGATTGg GTTAATGACGCTGCTTTGGCTGGTGATACCACTCTCGTTTCTTGTTCTTCAGACACTACGGTCAAG ACTTGGGACAGCTTATCAGATGGAGTTTGTACGAGGACTCTCCGTCAACACTCTGACTATGTTACTTGTTTGGCAGTTGCTGcacaaaat AGCAATGTTGTTGCATCTGGTGGCCTTGGCGGGGAGGTTTTTATATGGGATATTGAAGCCGCTTTATCGCCTGTTACGAAAGCTAGTGATTCAACGGAAGATAGTTCCTCAAACGGTGCAAATGGTAGTGGTAACTCTCAGCCCGTTGCAAGTTTGAGAAATGTTGGTTCCAGCAACAATATCTCTGTGCAGTCATCACCATCCCATGGGTACGCACCAACAGTTGCCAAAGGGCACAAGGAGTCCGTCTATGCTTTGGCGATGAATGATACAGGGACGACGCTCGTCTCTGGTGGAACAGAGAAG GTTTTACGTGTATGGGACCCTAGAACTGGTTCAAAAAGTATGAAGCTGAGGGGGCATACAGATAATGTCAGAGTGCTGCTTCTGGACTCTACTGGCAG GTTTTGCTTGTCTGGGTCCTCTGATTCTATGATAAG aCTTTGGGATCTAGGTCAGCAGCGATGTCTTCATACCTATGCGGTGCATACAGATTCTGTTTGGGCGCTTGCATGCACTCCATCATTTAATCATGTTTATAGCGGTGGAAGAGACCAATCT TTATACTTGACAGACTTGGGAACAAGAGAGAGCGTTTTGCTGTGCACCAAGGAACATCCGATTCAACAGTTAGCTTTGCAAGATGAAAGTATATGGGTTGCAACAACGGACTCCTCTGTAGAGAGATGGCCAGCCGAAGTGCAGAGTCCTCAGAAGGTCTTTCAACGAGGTGGCTCTTTCTTGGCTGGGAACTTGTCTTTTAATAGGGCGAGAGTTTCATTGGAAGGACTAAATCcg CCCCCTGCCTACAAGGAGCCGTCAATGACTATTCCAGGAAGCCACCCGATTGTGCAGCATGAGATTCTGAATAATAAAAGGCAAATATTAACCAAG GACGCAGCTGACTCAGTGAAACTATGGAATATAACTAAGGGTGTTGTGGTAGAGGACTATGGGAAG GTATCatttgaagagaagaaagaagaactATTCGAAATG GTAAGCATTCCATCATGGTTTACTGTGGACACACGACTTGGATGCTTATCCGTACATCTTGAGACTCCACAATGCTTCTCTGCTGAGATGTATTCAGCAGACCTCAAAGTTTCCGGGCGACCTGAAGATGATAAG ATTAATCTAGCCCGTGAAACACTGAAAGGCCTGATGGGTCACTGGCTGGCAAAGAAGAAGCACAAACCAAAACCCCAAGCTTCTACCTCTGGAGACATTCTATCCGCAAAAGATACCAAAAAGAATCTGACTGCATCGTCCAAAAGTGAAGACATCAGTGCTGCAAATGACCCGGTGTATCCTCCCTTTGAGTTTCCTTCTGTCTCTCCTCCGTCCATCATCACCGAGGGCTCCCAAGGAGGTCCTTGGAGGAAGAAGATAACCGAGTTTACCGGAACTGAAGATGATAAAGACTTCCCCTTGTGGTGCCTGGATGCCGTCTTGAACAATCGCCTTCCACCTAGAGAAAATACAAA ATTAAGCTTCTTCCTGCATCCATGTGAAGGCTCGAATGTGCAGGTGGTCACACTAGGGAAACTTAGTGCACCCCGGATCTTAAGAGTTCACAAG GTTACCAATTACGTTGTGGAAAAGATGGTTCTTGACAGTCCGTTGGATAGTTTACCTCTTGATGGAGGACCACAGCCTCTGTTTGCAGGAAATGGACTGCTACCCTCTGGATCAAAGCCTTGGCAGAAACTCAAACCTTCCATTGAGATCTTATGCAATAACCAG GTCTTAGCtccagagatgagtttggcaaCTGTGCGGGTATATATATGGAAGAAACCTGAGGATCTAATCCTCAACTACAGGGTGGCTATAGCTAGATGA
- the LOC108862706 gene encoding uncharacterized protein LOC108862706, with the protein MGGEDESIEQKSAARKEALRALRAARELTESKEEGEGDAAAASVEEDGPAMKFRNYVPQAEELQGSKVAPPELPKFEDPIAALPPAVEKKEDPFVNIAPKKPNWDLRRDVQKKLDKLERRTQKAMYKLMEEREKERETAQADENAIES; encoded by the exons ATGGGTGGCGAAGATGAATCGATAGAGCAGAAGTCTGCTGCTCGTAAAGAGGCGCTTAGAGCTTTAAGGGCAGCTCGGGAACTTACTGAGAGCAAAGAAGAGGGAGAAGgtgatgctgctgctgcttctgtTGAAGAAGA TGGTCCAGCCATGAAGTTTAGAAATTATGTTCCCCAAGCTGAGGAGCTTCAGGGCAGTAAAGTTGCACCACCAGAGCTGCCCAAATTCGAAGATCCAATCGCTGCACTTCCACCTGCTGTGGAGAAGAAAGAG GACCCATTTGTCAACATTGCTCCAAAGAAACCGAACTGGGACCTCCGAAGAGATGTGCAGAAGAAGCTTGACAAGCTCGAAAGGCGGACTCAAAAGGCAATGTATAAACTCATGG AGGAGCGTGAGAAAGAACGTGAGACGGCCCAAGCTGATGAAAACGCAATAGAAAGTTAA
- the LOC108856401 gene encoding probable serine/threonine-protein kinase At1g54610: MGCVLSRPGLVSESRDEVSTRIESNRKESNNVSVVTKTETTESTTTTSVVTSASAGGEEVRNGEAIVEDYKEENGDTKERKPKRSAKPDPRLSNPPKNLLGEQVAAGWPPWLTEVCGEALNGWLPRKADSFEKIEKIGSGTYSNVYKARDSLTGAIVALKKVRCDTREQENLKFMAREILILRRLNHPNVIKLEGLVTSRMSTSLYLVFRYMHHDLAGLAASPDIIFTEQQVKCYMKQILSGLEHCHSQGVLHRDIKGSNLLIDDDGVLRIGDFGLATFFEAGQREKMTTRVVTLWYRAPELLYGAVEYGVGIDLWSAGCILAELLSGRPIMPGRNEVDQLHRIHRLCGTPSEEYWRKIRLPSNLKHANNMPKPQVKRKVREEYKAFSPEALSLVDRLLALDPLDRLTATDALMSDFFMTEPLACEPSELPKYPPTKEIDAKKRDEEYRRQRDARKVHGESGRRIRPRERAPPRAMPAPEANAENQSNIDRMRLITHANAKSKSEKFPPPHQDGSLGFQVGSSRRLDPSEIPFSSNSFTATYSKEPFQTWSGPLAPTDAPDSTGRRMKDINKERRRAAKLKGKRIVV; the protein is encoded by the exons ATGGGTTGTGTACTGAGTCGACCCGGATTAGTTTCTGAGTCTAGAGATGAAGTTAGTACAAGGATCGAGTCTAATCGCAAAGAATCAAACAATGTGTCCGTTGTGACCAAAACCGAAACCACAGAGAGCACCACTACTACTAGTGTTGTTACTTCTGCTTCTGCTGGTGGTGAAGAGGTTAGGAACGGTGAAGCTATTGTGGAGGATTACAAAGAAGAGAATGGAGACACCAAAGAGAGGAAACCAAAAAGGTCTGCTAAGCCTGATCCGAGACTGAGCAACCCACCAAAGAACTTGCTAGGCGAGCAAGTAGCCGCCGGATGGCCACCGTGGCTGACTGAAGTCTGCGGGGAAGCTCTAAACGGATGGCTTCCACGAAAAGCTGATTCCTTTGAGAAGATTGAGAAG ATTGGATCAGGAACGTATAGTAATGTGTACAAAGCGAGAGACTCGTTGACAGGAGCTATCGTGGCGTTAAAGAAAGTGCGGTGCGACACTAGGGAGCAGGAGAACTTGAAGTTCATGGCTAGAGAGATTCTGATTCTGAGGAGACTGAATCATCCCAATGTCATCAAGCTAGAAGGTTTGGTTACTTCGAGGATGTCAACTAGTTTATACTTGGTGTTCCGTTATATGCACCACGATCTAGCTGGTCTCGCTGCAAGCCCTGACATAATATTCACCGAACAACAG GTGAAGTGCTATATGAAGCAAATACTCTCGGGGCTAGAGCACTGCCACAGCCAAGGAGTTCTTCACCGTGATATCAAAGGATCAAACCTTCTTATAGACGACGATGGAGTTCTCAGAATAGGAGATTTTGGTCTCGCGACGTTCTTCGAAGCGGGTCAAAGGGAGAAGATGACGACACGTGTTGTTACTTTATGGTACAGAGCACCAGAGCTGCTTTACGGTGCTGTTGAGTACGGTGTCGGCATTGATTTATGGAGCGCTGGTTGCATTCTAGCCGAGTTGTTATCCGGTAGACCGATCATGCCAGGTCGTAACGAG GTTGATCAGTTGCATAGGATACATAGGTTATGTGGGACGCCTTCAGAAGAGTATTGGAGGAAGATAAGGCTTCCTTCTAATCTCAAGCATGCTAATAACATGCCTAAACCGCAGGTTAAAAGAAAAGTAAGAGAGGAATACAAAGCTTTCTCTCCTGAGGCGCTTTCTCTAGTTGATAGGCTTCTTGCTCTTGATCCCCTTGACCGCCTCACAGCTACAGATGCGTTGATGAGTGAT TTCTTCATGACGGAGCCGCTTGCATGCGAGCCTTCTGAGCTCCCCAAGTACCCTCCAACTAAAGAGATTGATGCCAAGAAACGAGACGAAGAGTATAGAAG ACAAAGGGATGCACGTAAGGTTCATGGAGAGAGCGGAAGAAGAATCAGACCTAGAGAACGAGCACCACCAAGAGCAATGCCTGCTCCTGAAGCCAATGCTGAGAATCAATCTAACATCGAT aggatgcGTTTGATCACACACGCTAATGCAAAGAGCAAGAGTGAGAAGTTTCCTCCACCGCATCAAGACGGTTCGCTTGGTTTTCAAGTTGGATCTTCACGGAGACTTGATCCATCAGAGATACCGTTTAGCTCAAACTCGTTCACTGCAACTTACTCCAAAGAGCCGTTCCAGACTTGGTCAGGTCCTTTGGCTCCCACTGATGCGCCTGACTCGACAGGAAGGAGGATGAAAGATATTAACAAGGAGAGAAGAAGGGCTGCTAAGCTTAAAGGGAAAAGAATCGTTGTTTGA